A genomic window from Glycine soja cultivar W05 chromosome 10, ASM419377v2, whole genome shotgun sequence includes:
- the LOC114370683 gene encoding NF-kappa-B-activating protein-like: MGRPSSTIEIPHERYRHNDRRTPDPDVSDDYRRRRSPSYDSYDRHPERRRRRSVSPEHRNPRHTNGTHNDNALPKKFGRRNGAYLDRDRGDWQRSDSESDEELKGLNFEEYRRLKRQKMRKSLKHCIWNVTPSPPRRENEDLEDYSKPDEISDRNDGAGKIDTEVKAKTKAKPESESDSESEKSASSESDDSRSRKKRRKGSAGSSRKSYSESESESDSESEEEERRRRKSRKNRRKRSNRSRKKRRYSDSDESEESESDDSESSGRKKKKRSSSSRSRSKRIRRSSKRTKGSSETESAGSGSEEEENGSGDAKSKAMVDEVKMTEINAEAIKLKELFESQKKPALDNEPAVGPMPLPRAEGHISYGGALRPGEGDAIAQYVQQGKRIPRRGEVGLSAEEIQKFENLGYVMSGSRHQRMNAIRIRKENQVYSAEDKRALAMFNYEEKAKREHKVMADLQRLVQRHIGQDVGPTHDPFAAKASDGADA; encoded by the coding sequence ATGGGAAGaccatcctccaccatcgaaaTTCCTCACGAACGCTACCGACATAACGACCGCCGCACCCCTGACCCCGATGTCTCCGACGACTATCGCCGCCGCCGCAGCCCTAGCTACGACTCATATGACCGCCACCCGGAGCGCCGCCGCCGCCGTTCGGTATCGCCCGAGCACAGAAACCCTAGGCACACCAACGGAACTCACAACGACAACGCTCTGCCAAAGAAATTTGGCCGCCGAAACGGCGCGTATCTGGACCGCGACCGTGGCGATTGGCAGCGCTCCGATTCCGAGTCCGACGAGGAGTTGAAGGGTTTGAACTTCGAGGAATACCGAAGGCTCAAGAGGCAGAAGATGAGAAAATCGCTGAAGCACTGCATCTGGAACGTCACGCCTAGTCCTCCGAGGCGCGAGAATGAAGATCTGGAAGATTATAGCAAACCTGACGAAATTTCTGATCGAAACGACGGCGCCGGGAAGATCGATACGGAGgttaaagcaaaaacaaaagcaaaaccgGAATCAGAATCTGATTCTGAATCTGAGAAATCTGCCAGTAGTGAATCAGACGATTCGCGTTCgaggaagaagagaaggaaggGTTCTGCTGGTTCTTCGAGGAAATCATATAGCGAGAGTGAATCAGAATCAGATTCTGAGTCAGAAGAAGAGGAACGTAGACGGAGAAAGAGTAGGAagaatagaagaaaaagaagtaacaGGAGCAGGAAGAAGAGAAGATATAGCGATTCAGATGAGAGTGAAGAGAGCGAGAGCGATGACTCTGAAAGCagtggaagaaagaagaagaaacgtTCCTCTTCTTCTAGGTCTCGATCGAAGCGTATCAGAAGGAGCAGCAAAAGAACAAAGGGAAGCTCTGAAACTGAGAGCGCGGGTTCTGGttcggaggaggaggagaatggTTCTGGTGATGCCAAGAGTAAAGCAATGGTTGATGAGGTGAAGATGACGGAGATTAACGCGGAGGCTATAAAGTTGAAGGAATTGTTTGAGTCTCAGAAGAAACCTGCTTTGGATAACGAACCCGCGGTTGGGCCAATGCCGTTGCCTAGAGCTGAGGGGCATATCAGCTATGGTGGAGCGCTTAGGCCCGGTGAAGGTGATGCCATTGCCCAGTATGTTCAACAAGGGAAGCGTATTCCGCGAAGAGGAGAAGTGGGTCTTTCTGCTGAGGAAATTCAGAAGTTTGAGAACCTTGGTTATGTGATGAGTGGTAGTAGACATCAGAGGATGAATGCCATTCGTATTAGGAAAGAAAACCAGGTTTATAGTGCTGAGGATAAGCGTGCTTTGGCTATGTTTAACTATGAAGAGAAGGCTAAAAGGGAGCACAAGGTTATGGCTGATCTGCAGCGCCTCGTGCAGCGCCACATTGGCCAGGATGTTGGTCCAACTCATGATCCTTTTGCTGCTAAAGCCTCTGATGGTGCTGATGCATGA
- the LOC114370183 gene encoding uncharacterized protein LOC114370183: MREFPSCFGENGVQVADSSSSSTTRAAQNVVTCVYQCKLRGHSSLITVSWTKTLIGQGLSVEIDDLGKHCLCKVEIKPWLFSKRKGSKNLEVQSGKVDIFWDLSSAKFGSGPEPMEGFYLAVVFNKEMVLLLGDLKKEACKKIESDCACFSHSGAIFIAKREHIFGKKFYGAKAQFCDKGQVHDVTIECDTLGLNDPSLVIRIDSKTVMKVKRLKWKFRGNHTILVDGVPVEVFWDVHSWLFGNAMGNNAVFMFQTCISNDKMWEGQSVSDPSWASSQQFRDSQLQGFGFSLILYAWKHE; this comes from the coding sequence ATGAGGGAGTTTCCTTCTTGTTTTGGAGAAAATGGTGTTCAGGTTGCTGACTCATCCTCATCAAGCACCACAAGAGCAGCACAAAATGTGGTCACGTGTGTCTATCAGTGCAAATTAAGAGGCCATTCAAGCTTGATTACAGTCTCGTGGACAAAAACTCTGATTGGTCAAGGCTTGAGTGTGGAAATTGATGACTTGGGAAAGCATTGCCTCTGCAAGGTTGAGATAAAGCCATGGCTCTTCTCAAAGAGAAAAGGGTCAAAGAATTTGGAGGTCCAATCTGGTAAAGTTGACATCTTTTGGGATTTGAGTAGTGCCAAGTTTGGTTCAGGGCCTGAGCCAATGGAGGGGTTCTACTTAGCGGTTGTGTTCAACAAGGAGATGGTGTTGCTCCTAGGGGATCTAAAAAAAGAGGCATGCAAGAAGATTGAGAGTGATTGTGCTTGCTTTTCTCACTCTGGTGCTATTTTCATTGCAAAGAGAGAGCACATTTTTGGGAAGAAGTTTTATGGTGCAAAGGCTCAGTTTTGTGACAAGGGGCAGGTGCATGATGTCACAATTGAGTGTGACACGTTAGGACTCAACGATCCTTCTCTTGTGATTCGAATTGATAGCAAGACAGTGATGAAGGTGAAGCGTCTCAAGTGGAAGTTCAGAGGGAATCACACCATTTTGGTGGATGGTGTTCCTGTTGAAGTGTTTTGGGATGTGCATAGTTGGCTCTTTGGGAATGCTATGGGCAATAATGCAGTGTTCATGTTCCAAACATGCATTTCAAATGACAAAATGTGGGAAGGGCAATCTGTTTCTGATCCCTCATGGGCTTCTTCTCAGCAGTTTAGGGATTCCCAATTGCAAGGCTTTGGGTTCTCTCTCATTTTGTATGCTTGGAAACATGAGTAG
- the LOC114370684 gene encoding transcription repressor OFP16-like: MASTRNLKHLNLNLNLNMCCSNSATHECESPPLSPITSSSNHNNTTQCPSPSSIMIKNFNSIYDPTLTSHDHSFSSTFFEPEPADFATAFASQRFFFSSPGLSNSLVEYNNTNKSTTRHPALLREHGEKMKEEEEEEEEEKKKKVLFKGSVAVATYSPDPYVDFRRSMQEMVEARPELMDVKSNWNVLHELLLCYLALNPKSTHKFILGAFADLLVSLMSF; encoded by the coding sequence ATGGCAAGCACAAGAAATCTGAAGCACCTCAACCTGAACCTGAACCTGAACATGTGTTGTTCAAATTCAGCTACTCATGAATGCGAATCTCCTCCATTGAGCCCCATAACTAGTTCCTCAAATCACAATAACACTACTCAATGTCCTTCTCCTTCTTCAATTATGATAAAGAACTTCAACTCTATCTATGACCCTACCTTAACCTCTCATGACCACTCTTTCAGCTCTACCTTCTTCGAGCCCGAACCCGCTGACTTCGCCACCGCCTTCGCCTCCCAacgcttcttcttctcctccccGGGCCTCTCCAATTCCCTAGTTGAATACAACAACACCAACAAAAGTACTACTCGACACCcagcattgttgagagaacatggtgagaagatgaaggaggaggaggaggaggaggaggaggagaagaagaagaaggtgttGTTCAAGGGGAGCGTGGCGGTGGCGACGTACTCGCCGGATCCTTACGTGGATTTCCGGCGGTCGATGCAGGAGATGGTGGAGGCGCGGCCGGAGCTGATGGACGTGAAGTCCAATTGGAATGTTCTTCACGAGCTTCTTCTATGCTATCTTGCGCTGAATCCAAAGAGCACACACAAGTTCATTCTTGGAGCCTTCGCTGATCTTCTCGTTAGCCTCATGTCATTCTAG